Proteins encoded in a region of the Phycisphaerae bacterium genome:
- a CDS encoding beta-ketoacyl-[acyl-carrier-protein] synthase family protein, producing MNEKNKNRVVITGMGIVCPLGNDVPTMWDNILNCRSGINTTTIFDASTYPTKFCAEVKNYDVAKYTKNPRLHKEGNRHSKFVVGAVAQAAKQAKINIETENPGDGIDRRRIGVYLGAGEGSVDNENFFNAIVQGWDDAAAKMDWSKWAAVAFGKMQAYRELEQEPNMPAAHVSMLTGARGPIRSCLTACAASTQAVGEAFRILQSGQADVMIAGGAHSMIHPLGIMGFNRLTALSTRNDSIETASRPFSASRDGFVIGEGAAIVILETLESAKKRGVEILAEVIGYGSSSDAFRVTDMHEEARGAVLAMEAALKDAKLSYKDIDYISTHGTSTSENDSIETLAIKTVFKEEAKNTPVSSIKSMMGHLIGAAGAAELITCILAIRNGILPPTTNLNDPDPNLDLDYVPNKPRKADVDIVLKESFGFGGQNNVVIVKRFNQ from the coding sequence ATGAATGAGAAAAATAAAAATCGTGTTGTCATAACAGGAATGGGAATAGTTTGCCCGCTCGGCAACGATGTCCCGACAATGTGGGATAACATTCTCAATTGCCGCAGCGGCATAAATACAACTACGATTTTTGACGCATCGACATATCCGACAAAATTCTGCGCGGAAGTCAAAAATTACGATGTTGCAAAATACACAAAAAATCCCCGGCTTCATAAAGAAGGCAATCGCCACAGCAAATTTGTAGTCGGCGCAGTTGCCCAGGCCGCCAAGCAGGCGAAAATCAATATCGAAACAGAGAATCCCGGTGACGGCATCGACCGCAGGAGAATCGGCGTATATCTCGGCGCAGGCGAAGGCTCTGTCGATAATGAAAATTTCTTTAACGCTATCGTTCAGGGCTGGGACGACGCTGCCGCAAAGATGGACTGGTCCAAATGGGCCGCTGTCGCTTTCGGTAAAATGCAGGCTTATCGTGAGCTTGAACAGGAACCGAATATGCCCGCTGCTCACGTTTCTATGCTGACCGGTGCCCGTGGACCAATCAGAAGCTGTCTTACAGCCTGTGCGGCGAGTACGCAGGCAGTCGGCGAAGCGTTCAGAATACTTCAGTCCGGCCAGGCCGATGTAATGATTGCCGGCGGCGCACATTCGATGATACATCCGCTGGGCATTATGGGCTTTAATCGTCTTACCGCCCTTTCGACGAGAAACGATAGCATCGAAACCGCGTCGCGTCCGTTCAGCGCAAGCAGAGACGGCTTCGTTATCGGCGAAGGCGCCGCGATTGTTATTCTTGAAACGCTCGAATCGGCAAAGAAACGCGGCGTTGAAATCCTCGCCGAAGTCATCGGCTACGGCAGCAGCAGCGACGCTTTCCGTGTAACCGATATGCACGAAGAAGCCCGCGGAGCAGTTCTGGCAATGGAAGCCGCTTTGAAAGACGCGAAATTATCTTATAAAGATATAGACTATATAAGTACTCACGGCACGAGTACTTCTGAAAACGATTCCATTGAGACCCTTGCGATAAAAACTGTCTTTAAGGAAGAGGCGAAAAATACTCCCGTCAGCAGTATCAAGAGTATGATGGGACATTTAATTGGAGCAGCCGGTGCAGCGGAACTGATTACCTGTATCCTTGCGATTCGGAATGGTATTTTGCCGCCGACGACAAATCTCAACGACCCTGACCCGAATCTCGATTTGGATTATGTGCCGAATAAGCCGCGGAAAGCGGATGTCGATATCGTATTAAAGGAATCTTTTGGCTTTGGCGGCCAAAACAACGTAGTCATAGTGAAAAGATTTAACCAATGA